One Polynucleobacter sp. MWH-Spelu-300-X4 genomic window carries:
- the rsmI gene encoding 16S rRNA (cytidine(1402)-2'-O)-methyltransferase, whose protein sequence is MDLFKFAEGQNLPSGTLYVVATPIGNLADITIRALYVLQQVDGIACEDKRHSSSLLNAYGISKPLLAVHEHNEKSSSAQIVEKLKLGERWAYISDAGTPAVSDPGSVLVQEIRSAGLKVIPIPGASAITTAISACGDFLQKTEGSFQFLGFLPTKAGQRTIAIEAALAATVTSFFYEAPHRIQTTLKAFHDLLDEDRRIFVAKELTKIHENIQIIRAGDIPSWMAQIDSWQGEYIVGIEGVGASNAPSNFDENTLKWVKELQLHLSHKDLSEIVSTVSGMPKKDVYKQLLDLKTP, encoded by the coding sequence ATGGATTTATTTAAATTTGCCGAAGGGCAAAACTTGCCCTCTGGTACTCTTTATGTTGTAGCAACGCCTATTGGTAATTTAGCCGATATCACCATTAGGGCACTGTATGTTTTACAGCAGGTTGATGGCATTGCTTGCGAAGATAAACGCCACAGTAGTAGCCTATTGAACGCATACGGCATCTCCAAGCCATTACTAGCCGTACACGAGCACAATGAAAAATCTTCTAGCGCTCAAATTGTCGAGAAATTAAAGCTTGGTGAGCGTTGGGCATATATTTCAGATGCGGGCACGCCAGCTGTTTCGGATCCCGGTTCTGTTTTAGTTCAAGAAATTAGATCAGCCGGTCTCAAAGTTATACCCATTCCAGGGGCAAGTGCTATTACAACGGCCATTTCAGCGTGCGGCGATTTTTTACAAAAAACTGAGGGCTCCTTTCAATTTTTAGGATTTTTACCGACAAAAGCAGGGCAGAGAACGATTGCTATCGAAGCTGCCTTAGCTGCAACAGTTACCAGTTTTTTTTATGAAGCACCCCACCGAATTCAAACAACCCTCAAAGCATTTCATGATCTTTTAGATGAGGATCGTAGAATTTTTGTAGCAAAAGAACTCACCAAAATTCACGAAAATATTCAAATTATTAGGGCGGGAGATATTCCTAGCTGGATGGCTCAAATTGATTCCTGGCAAGGGGAATATATTGTGGGAATTGAAGGCGTTGGGGCCTCCAATGCGCCATCTAACTTTGATGAGAATACTTTGAAATGGGTTAAAGAGCTTCAATTGCACCTAAGTCACAAAGACTTATCTGAAATAGTCTCAACCGTTTCTGGCATGCCTAAAAAAGACGTATACAAACAACTTTTAGATTTAAAAACGCCATAA
- a CDS encoding phosphoheptose isomerase: MKSEIQKKLEARVEKHFEDSVATKQKALTALSEEIVRGIQSMHVCLAQGKKILACGNGGSAADAQHFAAELVGRFERERQELPAIALTTDSSILTAIANDYSYEVVFSKQVKALGQSGDILLGISTSGNSGNVIAAINAAHEKGMSVIAFTGKDGGKIAKLLKEGDINLCVPADRTARIQETHLLLLHCLCDGVDHLLLD; encoded by the coding sequence ATGAAATCAGAAATTCAGAAAAAATTAGAGGCGCGTGTAGAAAAGCATTTTGAGGATAGCGTTGCTACAAAACAAAAAGCATTAACAGCGTTGTCTGAAGAAATTGTGCGTGGCATTCAGTCCATGCACGTTTGTTTAGCGCAGGGTAAAAAAATTCTTGCATGTGGTAATGGTGGCTCTGCTGCTGATGCTCAACATTTTGCTGCGGAATTGGTTGGGCGATTTGAGCGTGAGAGGCAAGAGCTTCCAGCTATTGCTTTAACAACTGATTCGTCTATTTTGACAGCGATTGCCAATGACTACAGCTATGAAGTTGTTTTTAGTAAACAAGTCAAAGCGCTTGGTCAGTCGGGCGATATTTTGTTAGGTATATCGACGTCAGGTAATTCAGGAAATGTTATAGCCGCAATTAATGCCGCTCATGAAAAAGGTATGTCTGTGATTGCCTTTACCGGTAAAGATGGTGGAAAGATTGCGAAGTTGTTAAAAGAAGGCGATATTAATTTGTGTGTTCCTGCTGATAGAACAGCTCGAATACAAGAGACACATTTGTTGTTGTTGCATTGTTTATGTGATGGTGTTGATCACTTGTTACTTGATTGA
- a CDS encoding BON domain-containing protein, with protein sequence MNKNLRRTTLSVIGGATLAAALSGCFPLVAGGMAGGALVIADRRNSGTQAIDRGIQLEAESMLIKAYGDNVHVNVSVFNRRVLLTGEVRTDALKNEVGQKVKAMKNVTEVFNELVPAPLSGFSARANDSYLTTRIKAVFMTKENIPSNSMKIVTEAGKVYLMGIVTDAEASQAVEIARQVPGVKQVTKIFDVISEADKKRLDGQTK encoded by the coding sequence ATGAATAAAAATTTAAGACGTACAACCTTGAGTGTCATTGGTGGTGCAACATTAGCGGCGGCTTTATCGGGATGTTTTCCATTGGTGGCTGGAGGTATGGCCGGTGGCGCTTTAGTTATTGCTGATCGCAGAAACTCTGGAACTCAAGCAATCGACAGAGGGATTCAGCTAGAGGCTGAGAGCATGTTAATTAAAGCCTATGGCGATAATGTTCATGTGAATGTTAGCGTTTTTAATCGCCGCGTTTTATTGACTGGGGAAGTAAGAACTGATGCCTTGAAGAATGAGGTGGGGCAGAAGGTTAAAGCGATGAAAAACGTTACAGAAGTTTTTAACGAGTTAGTGCCAGCACCGTTGAGTGGGTTCAGTGCTCGTGCCAATGATTCATATTTGACGACTCGTATTAAGGCAGTCTTTATGACTAAAGAAAATATTCCATCTAACTCTATGAAGATAGTGACTGAGGCTGGTAAGGTTTATTTGATGGGTATTGTTACGGATGCTGAGGCGAGTCAAGCAGTAGAGATTGCAAGGCAGGTTCCTGGCGTAAAACAGGTAACTAAAATATTTGATGTAATTTCTGAGGCAGATAAAAAACGTTTGGATGGGCAAACAAAATAA
- a CDS encoding GNAT family N-acetyltransferase — translation MFNLSKSLKTHSILVRELHAGHREKILAHLLELSDDDRTLRFGMYTSDTVIERYVASIDFLNDSVFGVFDSDLRLIGLAHLGYPLFGNQTNKTAEFGVSVSKVGRGKGIGSALFKRAATHARNTNIEILYVHCLSSNKVMMHIAKKAGMDIEFSYGEADAYLRLTPPDNASIMSEAVQAQVADIDYAIKRNLKNSKSIFLNIWPFAASTK, via the coding sequence ATGTTTAATTTATCTAAGTCTCTTAAGACTCACAGTATCTTGGTACGAGAGCTCCACGCAGGGCATCGCGAGAAGATTCTTGCGCATTTACTTGAGCTTTCAGACGATGACAGAACGCTCCGCTTCGGAATGTATACAAGTGACACAGTCATTGAGCGTTATGTTGCAAGCATTGATTTTTTAAACGATTCTGTTTTTGGCGTATTCGATAGTGATTTGCGCCTGATTGGACTTGCGCACCTAGGCTACCCATTGTTTGGCAATCAAACAAATAAAACCGCCGAATTTGGTGTTTCAGTAAGCAAAGTAGGGCGAGGCAAAGGTATTGGTTCAGCGTTATTTAAACGCGCAGCAACTCACGCTAGAAATACGAATATTGAAATTCTTTATGTTCATTGTTTATCAAGCAACAAAGTAATGATGCACATTGCAAAAAAAGCTGGCATGGATATTGAGTTTTCATACGGTGAAGCCGATGCGTATTTACGTTTAACGCCACCAGATAACGCAAGCATCATGAGTGAAGCTGTGCAAGCTCAAGTTGCTGACATTGATTACGCCATTAAACGTAATTTAAAAAACTCAAAAAGTATTTTTCTGAACATCTGGCCATTTGCAGCATCAACAAAATAA
- the tuf gene encoding elongation factor Tu, whose protein sequence is MAKEKFERTKPHVNVGTIGHVDHGKTTLTAAIATVLSAKFGGEAKAYDQIDAAPEEKARGITINTAHVEYETANRHYAHVDCPGHADYVKNMITGAAQMDGAILVVSAADGPMPQTREHILLARQVGVPYIIVFMNKCDMVDDAELLELVEMEVRELLSKYDFPGDDTPIVKGSAKLALEGDKGDLGEGAIMKLAEALDTYIPTPERAVDGAFLMPVEDVFSISGRGTVVTGRIERGIVKVGEEIEIIGIKPTLKTTCTGVEMFRKLLDQGQAGDNVGILLRGTKREEVERGQVLAKPGSITPHTHFTAEVYVLSKDEGGRHTPFFNNYRPQFYFRTTDVTGSIELPKDKEMVMPGDNVTITVKLIAPIAMEEGLRFAIREGGRTVGAGVVAKVLD, encoded by the coding sequence ATGGCAAAAGAGAAATTTGAGCGGACAAAACCGCACGTAAACGTAGGTACGATTGGTCACGTTGACCACGGTAAAACAACATTGACAGCAGCGATTGCTACTGTGTTGTCTGCTAAGTTCGGTGGCGAAGCAAAAGCGTATGACCAAATTGATGCTGCTCCAGAAGAGAAGGCACGTGGTATTACGATTAACACAGCTCACGTTGAGTACGAGACAGCCAACCGTCACTACGCACACGTTGACTGCCCAGGTCACGCTGACTACGTTAAGAACATGATTACTGGTGCTGCTCAGATGGACGGCGCTATTTTGGTAGTTTCTGCAGCAGACGGTCCTATGCCACAAACACGTGAGCACATCTTGTTGGCACGCCAAGTTGGTGTTCCATACATCATCGTGTTCATGAACAAGTGCGACATGGTTGACGATGCAGAATTGCTTGAGTTGGTAGAAATGGAAGTGCGTGAGTTGTTGTCTAAGTATGACTTCCCAGGCGACGACACACCAATCGTTAAAGGTTCTGCTAAGTTAGCGCTTGAGGGCGACAAAGGTGATCTAGGCGAAGGCGCGATCATGAAGTTGGCTGAAGCGTTAGACACATACATCCCAACACCAGAGCGTGCTGTTGACGGTGCATTCTTGATGCCTGTTGAAGACGTATTCTCTATTTCTGGTCGCGGTACAGTTGTGACTGGTCGTATTGAGCGCGGTATCGTTAAGGTTGGTGAAGAGATTGAAATTATCGGTATCAAGCCAACATTGAAGACAACATGTACAGGCGTTGAGATGTTCCGTAAGTTGTTAGACCAAGGTCAAGCTGGTGACAACGTAGGTATCTTGTTGCGCGGTACAAAGCGTGAAGAAGTTGAGCGTGGCCAAGTATTGGCTAAGCCAGGTTCTATTACGCCACATACACACTTCACAGCTGAGGTGTATGTATTGAGTAAAGATGAAGGTGGTCGTCACACACCATTCTTCAACAACTATCGTCCACAGTTCTACTTCCGTACAACAGACGTAACTGGTTCTATCGAATTGCCGAAAGACAAAGAGATGGTGATGCCAGGCGACAACGTAACAATTACTGTTAAGTTGATTGCACCGATCGCTATGGAAGAAGGTCTACGTTTCGCGATTCGTGAAGGTGGCCGTACTGTTGGTGCTGGTGTAGTTGCCAAAGTTTTAGATTAA
- the secE gene encoding preprotein translocase subunit SecE: MSQTTEHQENKTGWMMILAGLIVVLALVAYYVLASETIWVRLGALFGGVAIAVLIAAVSNDGKRFLAYSKDSVSEVKKVVWPSRKEATQMTLVVFAFVVVMALFLWTADKLIEWLVFSVFLGWK, translated from the coding sequence ATGTCGCAAACTACTGAACATCAAGAAAATAAGACCGGCTGGATGATGATCCTCGCGGGTCTTATTGTCGTGCTCGCACTCGTTGCCTACTATGTGCTTGCGTCTGAAACTATCTGGGTAAGGCTTGGCGCTTTATTCGGTGGTGTTGCTATTGCTGTTCTGATTGCTGCGGTATCGAACGATGGTAAGCGTTTCCTTGCTTACTCAAAAGATTCAGTTTCTGAGGTTAAAAAAGTTGTATGGCCAAGCCGTAAAGAAGCAACGCAAATGACACTAGTTGTTTTTGCATTTGTTGTCGTTATGGCTTTGTTCTTATGGACAGCTGACAAACTCATTGAGTGGTTAGTTTTCTCTGTATTCCTAGGTTGGAAGTGA
- the nusG gene encoding transcription termination/antitermination protein NusG, whose product MSEQVLTNTQTSGNMRWYVIHAYSGMEKSVQKGLTERIARSGMAEKFGKILVPSEEVVEIKSGHKAVSERRFFPGYVLIEMEMTDETWHLVKNTPKVTGFVGGVRNKPSPISPAEVQKIMDQMQAGVDKPKPKTLFEVGEMVRVKEGPFTDFNGNVEEVNYEKSRLRVSVTIFGRGTPVELEFGQVEKM is encoded by the coding sequence ATGTCTGAACAAGTTCTAACCAACACACAAACTAGCGGTAATATGCGCTGGTATGTTATTCACGCTTACTCCGGTATGGAGAAAAGTGTTCAAAAAGGTTTGACAGAACGTATTGCGCGTTCTGGCATGGCTGAGAAGTTTGGCAAAATTTTAGTTCCTTCGGAAGAAGTTGTTGAAATCAAGAGCGGTCATAAGGCTGTTTCTGAGCGACGCTTTTTTCCGGGTTATGTACTCATCGAAATGGAAATGACTGATGAGACATGGCACTTGGTGAAAAACACACCAAAGGTAACTGGTTTTGTTGGTGGCGTTAGAAATAAACCATCACCAATTTCTCCTGCTGAAGTCCAAAAAATTATGGACCAAATGCAAGCTGGTGTTGATAAGCCAAAGCCAAAAACATTGTTTGAGGTGGGTGAAATGGTGCGCGTTAAAGAAGGCCCATTCACAGACTTCAATGGCAATGTGGAAGAAGTTAACTACGAGAAATCACGCTTGCGTGTTTCTGTAACGATTTTTGGTCGTGGTACACCTGTTGAGCTTGAGTTTGGCCAGGTAGAAAAGATGTAA
- the rplK gene encoding 50S ribosomal protein L11, which produces MAKKIIGFIKLQIPAGKANPSPPVGPALGQRGLNIMEFCKAFNAQTQSMEPGLPIPVVITAFADKSFTFVMKTPPATVLIKKAAKLEKGSARPHTDKVGKITRAQAEEIAKAKMPDLTAADMDAAVRTIAGSARSMGITVEGL; this is translated from the coding sequence ATGGCAAAGAAGATTATTGGCTTTATTAAGCTACAAATCCCAGCCGGTAAAGCGAACCCATCGCCACCTGTTGGTCCTGCGTTAGGTCAACGCGGTTTGAACATCATGGAATTCTGTAAAGCGTTTAATGCTCAAACACAGAGCATGGAACCAGGCTTGCCGATTCCGGTTGTTATTACTGCATTTGCAGACAAGAGCTTCACATTTGTGATGAAGACTCCTCCAGCAACAGTTTTGATCAAAAAAGCTGCTAAGTTGGAAAAAGGTTCTGCACGTCCACATACAGACAAGGTTGGCAAAATTACTCGCGCTCAAGCTGAGGAAATTGCTAAGGCAAAAATGCCTGACCTTACAGCAGCAGATATGGATGCAGCTGTTCGCACAATCGCTGGTAGCGCCCGCTCTATGGGCATCACTGTGGAAGGACTCTAA
- the rplA gene encoding 50S ribosomal protein L1, translating into MAKVSKRVAAFQAKVDRNKFYPIDEALGLVKEFATAKFDESIDVAVQLGIDAKKSDQVVRGSVVLPAGTGKSVRVAVFAQGEKADQAKAAGAEIVGMEDLADQIKAGKIDFDILIASPDAMRIVGTLGQILGPRGLMPNPKVGTVSPDVAGAVKNAKAGQVQFRVDKAGIVHATIGRRSFEPGALKNNLLALLDALNKAKPAASKGVYLRKVAVSSTMGAGVRVDQNSLAA; encoded by the coding sequence ATGGCTAAAGTTTCTAAGCGCGTTGCTGCTTTCCAAGCGAAAGTAGACCGTAATAAGTTTTACCCTATCGATGAGGCTTTGGGCCTTGTTAAAGAATTTGCAACTGCTAAGTTCGATGAGTCTATCGACGTTGCTGTTCAATTAGGTATTGATGCTAAAAAATCTGACCAAGTTGTTCGTGGTTCAGTTGTTTTGCCTGCTGGTACTGGTAAGTCAGTACGTGTAGCTGTGTTTGCTCAGGGCGAAAAAGCTGATCAAGCAAAAGCAGCTGGCGCAGAAATCGTTGGTATGGAAGATTTAGCAGATCAAATCAAAGCGGGCAAAATTGACTTTGATATTTTGATCGCTTCACCAGATGCTATGCGTATCGTTGGTACTTTAGGTCAGATTCTTGGCCCAAGAGGTTTGATGCCTAACCCTAAGGTTGGCACAGTAAGCCCAGATGTTGCTGGTGCAGTTAAAAATGCAAAAGCTGGTCAGGTGCAGTTCCGTGTTGACAAGGCCGGTATTGTTCACGCCACGATTGGTCGTCGTTCATTCGAACCAGGCGCATTGAAAAATAACTTATTAGCTCTATTGGATGCTTTGAACAAAGCTAAGCCAGCAGCTAGTAAGGGTGTTTATTTGAGAAAAGTTGCCGTAAGCAGCACGATGGGTGCTGGCGTACGCGTTGACCAAAACTCATTGGCTGCTTAA
- the rplJ gene encoding 50S ribosomal protein L10, translating to MPLNLEDKKAVVAEVSAEVAQAQTMVLAEYRGIPVGELTTLRAQARANGVYLRVMKNTLARRAVQGTSFESLAGEMAGPLIYGISADPVAPAKVLNDFSKAQAALVIKAGSYNGKVMDAAAVKALASIPGRNELIAMLLGVMQAPVSGMARVLAAVAEKKEKEAA from the coding sequence GTGCCTTTAAATTTGGAAGACAAAAAGGCGGTCGTGGCTGAAGTGAGTGCAGAAGTTGCGCAAGCTCAAACCATGGTGCTAGCTGAATACCGCGGTATTCCAGTGGGCGAACTGACTACTCTAAGAGCTCAAGCTCGTGCAAACGGTGTTTACCTTCGCGTTATGAAGAACACTTTGGCACGTCGCGCAGTTCAAGGAACGTCGTTCGAGTCATTGGCCGGTGAGATGGCTGGTCCGCTTATTTACGGTATCTCCGCAGACCCAGTTGCGCCAGCAAAAGTTTTAAACGACTTTTCAAAGGCGCAAGCCGCTTTGGTAATTAAGGCGGGTTCATATAACGGTAAGGTCATGGACGCTGCAGCTGTTAAAGCTTTGGCATCTATCCCTGGTCGTAATGAACTTATCGCTATGTTGCTTGGCGTTATGCAAGCCCCAGTTTCTGGTATGGCTCGCGTATTGGCAGCGGTTGCAGAAAAGAAAGAAAAGGAAGCTGCGTAA
- the rplL gene encoding 50S ribosomal protein L7/L12: protein MAVTKDDILEAVGNMSVMDLNELVKAFEEKFGVSAAAMAVAAPGAGGGAGAAAAEQTEFTVVLAEAGANKVSVIKAVREITGLGLKEAKDLVDGAPKPIKEGVDKAAAEDAKKKLEEAGAKVELK, encoded by the coding sequence ATGGCAGTTACTAAAGATGACATTCTAGAAGCCGTTGGCAATATGTCTGTAATGGACTTGAACGAGCTAGTTAAAGCATTTGAAGAGAAGTTTGGTGTATCAGCAGCTGCAATGGCTGTTGCTGCTCCTGGTGCAGGTGGTGGTGCTGGTGCCGCTGCTGCTGAGCAAACAGAGTTCACAGTTGTATTGGCTGAAGCTGGCGCAAACAAAGTTAGCGTTATTAAAGCCGTTCGTGAAATCACTGGTTTAGGCTTGAAAGAAGCTAAAGACTTAGTTGATGGTGCTCCAAAGCCAATTAAAGAAGGCGTTGACAAAGCTGCTGCTGAAGATGCTAAGAAGAAGCTTGAAGAAGCTGGCGCGAAAGTCGAACTTAAGTAA